CCACGAGGCCTTCGAGACGACCCGACGTCTCGCGCCCTGGGAGCGCGCCGGCATCCTCTCGAGGATCGCCGCCGAGGTCGCGAAGCGCCGCGACGAATTCGCCGGGATGCTCGTGCGCGAAGCCGGCAAGCCCGTGAAGGCCGCCCGCCTCGAAGCCGAGCGCACAGTCCACACCTTCGAGGTCGCGGCCGAGGAGGCCAAGCGCCAAGGAGGTGAAGTCCTCCCGCTGGACACCGTTCCGTGGGGAGCCGGCCACTTCGGCATCACGCGCCGCTTCCCCATCGGCCTCGTCGCCGGCATCACGCCGTTCAACTTCCCGCTGAACCTCACCGCGCACAAGATCGCCCCCGCGATCGCCGCCGGTAACTCCATCGTGATCAAGCCCGCGTCGCAGACGCCCACCCCCGCGTGCGCTCTCGCAGAGATCGCCTTCGCGGCGGGCGCGCCGCCGGGAGCCGTGAACGTCGTCCCGGCCCGGTCGACCGACGTCGCCGCCTTCGTCACCGACCCGCGCGTGAAGATGCTGACCTTCACCGGCAGCCCCGCCGTCGGATGGGACCTCAAGGCACGAGCCGGAAAAAAGAAGGTCGCCCTCGAGCTGGGCGGGAACGCCGCCGTCGTCGTGACCGCCTCGGCCGATCTCGCGTACGCAGTGGAGCGAATCGTCGCGGGAGGATTCGGCTACGCCGGCCAGAGCTGCATCTCGGTGCAGAGGGTCCTCGTCGATCGAAAGGTCGAGAGGGCCTTCCTCGAACTCCTCCTCCCCAAGGTCAAAGCGCTGAACGTCGGCGATCCCCAGGACGAAGCCACGGACGTCGGCCCGCTGATCTCGAAGCAGGAGGCCGAGCGCGCCGAGGCCTGGGTCCGCGAGGCGGTGAGCGGCGGCGCGAGGCTCCTCGCCGGCGGCGAGCGCGAGGGTGCGATACTCAAGCCGACGGTCCTCACCGGGACGAAGCCCGACATGCGCGTGAACTGCCAGGAGATCTTCGCCCCCGTCGTCACCGTGACCGCGTACGACGATTTCGCGGCCGCCCTGAATACGGCGAACGACTCGCCCTTCGGCCTCCAGGCCGGCGTCTTCACGCGCGACGCCGAGGAGGCGTGGCGGGCCTTCGAGACGCTCGAGGTGGGGGGTGTGATGATCAACGACGTCTCGACGTACCGCGTCGACCACATGCCGTACGGAGGCGTGAAGGACTCAGGGGTAGGGCGCGAGGGATTGCGCTACGCCATTGAGGAGATGACGGAACCCAGGCTGATGGTCTGGAATCGGAGGAGCTGAGGTGGGCCAGGATCAGGAGTTCGACTTCGTCGTCATCGGGAGCGGCCCGGCGGGGCAGCGGGCCGCCGTCCAGGCCTCGAAGTTCGGCAAGAAGGTCTGCGTCATCGAGCGCAAGGAGGTTCTCGGCGGCGTCTGCGTGAACACGGGGACGATCCCGAGCAAGACGCTGCGCGAGGCGGTGCTGCACCTCTCCGGCGTGAGGGAGCGCGCCTTCTACGGCGCGGCGTACCGCGTGAAGTCCGACACCACGGCGAGCGATCTCTTCCAGCGCTGCAACATGGTGGTCGCGCGCGAGATCGACGTGATCCGCAGCCAGCTCCAGCGCAACAACGTCGTGCTCATGGGGGGGGAGGCCTCGTTCAGGGACCCTCACACCGTC
This portion of the Acidobacteriota bacterium genome encodes:
- a CDS encoding aldehyde dehydrogenase family protein; this encodes MPEPLLARPFIHGQSRATRDVAEVRSPYSGEVVTRCERGGPTEIAEALGSAHEAFETTRRLAPWERAGILSRIAAEVAKRRDEFAGMLVREAGKPVKAARLEAERTVHTFEVAAEEAKRQGGEVLPLDTVPWGAGHFGITRRFPIGLVAGITPFNFPLNLTAHKIAPAIAAGNSIVIKPASQTPTPACALAEIAFAAGAPPGAVNVVPARSTDVAAFVTDPRVKMLTFTGSPAVGWDLKARAGKKKVALELGGNAAVVVTASADLAYAVERIVAGGFGYAGQSCISVQRVLVDRKVERAFLELLLPKVKALNVGDPQDEATDVGPLISKQEAERAEAWVREAVSGGARLLAGGEREGAILKPTVLTGTKPDMRVNCQEIFAPVVTVTAYDDFAAALNTANDSPFGLQAGVFTRDAEEAWRAFETLEVGGVMINDVSTYRVDHMPYGGVKDSGVGREGLRYAIEEMTEPRLMVWNRRS